A portion of the Candidatus Palauibacter australiensis genome contains these proteins:
- a CDS encoding thioredoxin family protein: MWAAAAGLLLPDPGAAQLPRQGAFDLEKGDIAVALDRTAYLAGEPAELAVRLTIEDGWHTNSYEPTYDYLIATEIEIEAPPDWPAPETPRYPPGEMKRFEFAPTAISVYEGEIFIRTALPTPAGAATGTYPIRTNVTYQACDDKMCLAPVTTPATVGLTIDAGGEVANPEFFAAATASTGGGGSQVGGAGRGFLWFVLLGFLGGLILNAMPCVLPVLSLKVFGLLKSAEGGRRALTTGSLATAAGIILSFLLLAGAAIGARAAGVAVGWGIQFQEPVFVGALAVVILLFTLNMWGLFEIHLPGTLAKVGSSGPSEGLAGHLVTGFFATLMATPCSAPFLGTALGFALTQDSVTTAAMFGAIGTGMASPYLLLAAFPAAGRVLPRPGAWMATFRVVMGFLLAATLVWLLFVMSGLVSAPRVAFFEIGLLAVALAIWLASRAQRGRAARHLAGFAAAALTVVAVSTVAAGRSEAGPSTIGVAPEDRLIAWQPFDRERAEGLAAEGTYVFVDVTADWCFTCKINETLFLETEEVAGAFDQYDVIAMRADWTRRDDSISRYLADFGRYGIPFYVLYRPDREPHVFSELISKSAILDLLGD; encoded by the coding sequence GTGTGGGCCGCGGCCGCGGGACTTCTCCTCCCGGACCCGGGCGCGGCGCAGCTTCCCCGGCAGGGGGCGTTCGATCTCGAGAAGGGAGACATCGCCGTCGCCCTCGACCGCACCGCCTACCTCGCCGGCGAGCCCGCCGAACTCGCGGTGCGCCTCACCATCGAGGACGGCTGGCACACGAACAGCTACGAACCGACCTACGACTACCTGATCGCGACGGAGATCGAGATCGAGGCGCCGCCGGACTGGCCCGCGCCAGAGACGCCTCGCTATCCCCCGGGCGAGATGAAGCGCTTCGAGTTCGCGCCCACCGCCATCTCCGTGTACGAGGGCGAGATCTTCATCCGGACCGCGCTGCCGACGCCGGCGGGAGCGGCGACCGGCACCTACCCCATCCGGACGAACGTCACCTACCAGGCGTGCGACGACAAAATGTGCCTCGCGCCGGTGACGACGCCGGCCACGGTGGGGCTGACGATCGACGCCGGAGGAGAAGTCGCGAACCCCGAGTTCTTCGCGGCGGCGACCGCCTCGACGGGCGGCGGCGGATCGCAGGTCGGGGGCGCCGGACGGGGCTTCCTCTGGTTCGTGCTATTGGGCTTCCTGGGCGGGCTGATCCTGAACGCGATGCCGTGCGTGCTGCCCGTGCTTTCGCTCAAGGTGTTCGGGCTGCTGAAGAGCGCCGAGGGGGGCCGGCGCGCGCTCACGACGGGGAGCCTCGCCACGGCGGCCGGGATCATCCTCTCCTTCCTGCTGCTGGCGGGGGCCGCGATCGGGGCGCGCGCGGCGGGCGTCGCGGTGGGCTGGGGGATCCAGTTCCAGGAGCCGGTGTTCGTCGGGGCGCTCGCGGTCGTGATCCTGCTCTTCACGCTCAACATGTGGGGGCTGTTCGAGATCCATCTCCCGGGGACGCTGGCGAAGGTGGGCTCGTCAGGTCCATCCGAGGGGCTCGCGGGGCACCTGGTGACCGGTTTCTTCGCCACGCTGATGGCGACGCCCTGCTCCGCCCCCTTCCTGGGGACGGCGCTCGGCTTCGCGCTCACGCAGGACTCGGTCACGACGGCCGCGATGTTCGGCGCGATCGGCACCGGGATGGCGTCTCCGTACCTGCTCCTGGCGGCGTTCCCGGCGGCGGGGCGCGTGCTTCCGCGGCCGGGGGCGTGGATGGCGACCTTCCGCGTGGTGATGGGGTTCCTGCTCGCGGCGACGCTCGTTTGGCTCCTCTTCGTCATGTCGGGCCTGGTGTCGGCGCCGCGCGTGGCCTTCTTCGAGATCGGGCTGCTGGCCGTGGCCCTCGCGATCTGGCTGGCGAGCCGGGCGCAGCGGGGGCGGGCGGCGCGCCACCTCGCCGGGTTCGCCGCGGCGGCGCTGACGGTCGTGGCCGTCTCCACCGTGGCCGCGGGGCGGTCCGAAGCGGGGCCCTCGACGATCGGCGTCGCGCCGGAGGACCGCCTGATCGCCTGGCAGCCTTTCGACCGCGAGCGGGCCGAGGGGCTCGCGGCCGAGGGCACCTACGTGTTCGTCGACGTGACGGCGGACTGGTGCTTCACCTGCAAGATCAACGAGACGCTCTTCCTGGAGACGGAGGAAGTGGCCGGGGCGTTCGACCAATACGACGTCATCGCCATGCGGGCCGACTGGACGCGGCGCGACGATTCGATCAGCCGCTACCTGGCCGACTTCGGCCGCTACGGCATCCCCTTCTACGTGCTCTACCGGCCGGACCGGGAGCCGCACGTCTTCTCGGAACTGATCTCGAAGTCCGCGATCCTCGACCTGCTCGGGGACTAG
- a CDS encoding DoxX family membrane protein — translation MKRWGLLLLRVSTGWLLVMWGLDKFVNVEHGQRVAESFYLGIGSQAVVQNVFGGLEIALGLLVVAGLLRKWAYPAAFVVLLITALAVWRSILDPWGWVLEGSQVLFYPSIIVLAGSMVLWGTMDQDELTLDARMG, via the coding sequence ATGAAACGCTGGGGTCTGTTGCTGCTGAGAGTGAGCACGGGGTGGCTGCTGGTGATGTGGGGGCTCGACAAGTTCGTCAACGTGGAGCACGGCCAGCGCGTGGCCGAGAGCTTCTACCTCGGGATCGGTTCGCAGGCGGTCGTCCAGAACGTGTTCGGCGGCCTGGAGATCGCCCTCGGTCTGCTTGTGGTGGCGGGCCTGTTGAGGAAGTGGGCGTACCCGGCGGCGTTCGTCGTCCTCCTCATCACGGCGCTCGCCGTGTGGCGGTCGATCCTCGATCCGTGGGGCTGGGTCCTCGAGGGATCGCAGGTCCTCTTCTATCCCTCGATCATCGTTCTCGCCGGCTCCATGGTCCTGTGGGGCACGATGGATCAGGACGAACTGACGCTCGACGCCCGCATGGGCTGA
- a CDS encoding inorganic phosphate transporter, producing MFETIALLLILGLATFDLWVGVANDAVNFLNSAFGSRVARRRLIMIIATIGILLGAFTSSGLMEVARRGVFDPGFFTDVDGTIILTSILALYLGVMAADVLLLDLFNTFGLPTSTTVSIVSELVGASIAVAFWTTAGGFREAVEVINSGPVLGIYTAIFLSVITAFVSAAGIMWLVRILYGFDLKESFPRWGWLWTGVSFSAMGYFVLFKGLQGAALLGEETMTMLREQIVLILAGVFVLSSLFALALRRRPRTVVGVIVLTGTGALSMAFAGNDLVNFIGPSVAAFQAVLVEGVDLSGRVPTPPWALLAAGVVMAVALIRSRKARRVTDTEIRLAAQSHTPQRFRDSKLGTSIATWGYSGFLLAKRLTPRRIREHIETQTAPPPPDADDPPYDLLRASVNLTVAAMLISIGTANKLPLSTTYITFMAAMGASFGDRTWTTTDGGQRVTGIMVVLGGWLLTGLIAAGVAFTMASLIVLTGAAGLPIVAVLVAIGMWRLGRVHRPEPEHG from the coding sequence TTGTTCGAAACGATTGCTCTGCTTCTGATTCTCGGGCTCGCCACCTTCGACCTCTGGGTCGGGGTCGCGAACGATGCGGTGAACTTCCTGAACTCGGCGTTCGGGTCCCGGGTGGCGCGGCGGCGCCTCATCATGATCATCGCCACGATCGGGATCCTCCTCGGCGCGTTCACGTCGAGCGGCCTCATGGAGGTGGCGCGGCGCGGCGTGTTCGACCCCGGCTTCTTCACCGACGTGGACGGGACGATCATCCTGACCTCGATTCTCGCACTCTACCTCGGAGTCATGGCGGCGGACGTCCTCCTCCTGGATCTGTTCAACACCTTCGGGCTGCCGACGAGCACGACGGTGTCGATCGTGTCGGAACTCGTGGGCGCCTCGATCGCGGTCGCCTTCTGGACCACGGCGGGCGGGTTTCGGGAGGCGGTAGAGGTGATCAACAGCGGGCCGGTACTCGGCATCTACACCGCCATCTTCCTCTCCGTGATCACCGCCTTTGTGAGCGCGGCGGGGATCATGTGGCTGGTACGGATCCTGTACGGATTCGACCTGAAGGAGAGCTTTCCGCGCTGGGGCTGGCTCTGGACCGGCGTCTCGTTCTCGGCGATGGGCTATTTCGTGCTGTTCAAGGGTCTGCAGGGCGCCGCGCTTCTCGGTGAGGAGACGATGACGATGCTGCGCGAGCAGATCGTCCTGATCCTCGCCGGAGTGTTCGTCCTGTCGAGCCTGTTTGCGCTCGCGTTGCGGCGGCGACCCAGGACGGTGGTCGGCGTCATCGTGCTCACCGGTACGGGCGCGCTGTCCATGGCATTCGCCGGGAACGACCTCGTCAACTTCATCGGTCCGTCGGTCGCGGCCTTCCAGGCGGTGCTCGTGGAAGGGGTCGACCTCTCCGGCCGGGTGCCGACGCCGCCGTGGGCGCTGCTGGCGGCGGGCGTCGTCATGGCCGTGGCGCTCATCAGGTCGCGGAAAGCGCGTCGCGTGACGGACACTGAGATCCGGCTCGCCGCGCAGAGCCACACACCTCAGCGCTTCCGCGACAGCAAGCTGGGTACGTCGATCGCGACGTGGGGATACTCCGGCTTCCTCCTCGCCAAGCGCCTCACGCCGCGCAGGATCCGGGAGCATATCGAGACGCAGACCGCACCGCCCCCGCCGGACGCGGACGATCCTCCGTACGATCTGCTGCGCGCGAGCGTGAATCTGACCGTCGCGGCGATGCTCATCTCCATCGGCACGGCCAACAAGCTGCCCCTGTCGACGACGTACATCACGTTCATGGCCGCGATGGGCGCCTCTTTCGGGGACCGAACCTGGACGACCACGGACGGTGGTCAGCGCGTGACGGGCATCATGGTGGTGCTTGGCGGCTGGCTCCTCACGGGCCTCATCGCCGCCGGGGTCGCCTTCACGATGGCCTCGCTGATCGTCCTCACGGGGGCGGCCGGCCTGCCGATCGTCGCTGTGCTGGTCGCCATCGGCATGTGGCGGCTCGGAAGGGTCCACCGGCCCGAGCCGGAGCACGGCTGA
- a CDS encoding aminotransferase class I/II-fold pyridoxal phosphate-dependent enzyme, with amino-acid sequence MRVPPFLMERWQSTFEHRVDYNLSESGVHPLTLSELLELIDLDPGGVRLEYGQSDGSDPLKAVIADLYEGALADNIIVTTGGAEANYVVLWSLVSAGDRVVALEPTYGQTPGLARGLGADMVSWKLDEARGWQPAPGSAAEVITPGTRLVIVTNPNNPTGAVLTGAAMDEIVDAAEAVGAWILADEVYIGAEVEGPETPSFWGRYDRVIVTGSLSKAYALPGLRLGWITAPAHMHEEFWSRKDYTTITPATLSDVAARRVLSADVRPRVLERTRGIIRANVARVTRWLDDRSDLFSYRAPDAGAICYVRYGLDINSTELAERLRAERGVLVVPGDHFGMDHYLRIGFGNPAAELDEGLDRVAALLEEACAAVA; translated from the coding sequence ATGCGGGTCCCCCCATTCCTGATGGAGCGGTGGCAGTCGACGTTCGAGCACCGCGTGGACTACAACCTCTCCGAGAGCGGCGTGCATCCGCTCACGCTGTCGGAACTGCTGGAACTCATCGACCTGGACCCGGGCGGCGTCCGCCTGGAGTACGGACAGAGCGATGGGTCGGATCCGCTGAAGGCCGTGATCGCCGACCTGTACGAGGGGGCGCTCGCCGACAACATCATCGTCACGACCGGCGGGGCCGAAGCGAATTATGTCGTACTCTGGAGCCTGGTGTCGGCCGGGGACCGGGTCGTGGCCCTGGAACCGACCTACGGCCAGACGCCCGGGCTCGCGCGAGGACTGGGCGCGGACATGGTCTCGTGGAAGCTCGATGAAGCGCGTGGTTGGCAGCCTGCACCGGGAAGCGCCGCGGAAGTCATCACGCCGGGGACGCGCCTCGTCATCGTCACGAATCCGAACAACCCGACGGGAGCCGTCCTCACGGGCGCGGCCATGGACGAGATCGTCGATGCGGCGGAGGCGGTCGGGGCCTGGATTCTGGCGGACGAGGTCTACATCGGGGCGGAGGTCGAGGGCCCGGAGACGCCGAGCTTCTGGGGCCGCTACGACCGGGTGATCGTGACGGGCTCGCTCTCGAAGGCTTACGCGCTTCCGGGTCTCCGGCTCGGTTGGATCACGGCGCCGGCCCACATGCACGAGGAGTTCTGGAGCCGGAAGGACTACACGACGATCACGCCGGCCACTCTCTCCGACGTCGCGGCGCGCCGCGTGCTGAGCGCCGATGTGCGCCCCCGCGTACTCGAGAGGACGCGCGGGATCATCCGCGCCAATGTCGCTCGCGTCACCCGCTGGCTGGACGACCGCTCGGACCTGTTCTCGTACCGGGCCCCGGATGCCGGCGCGATCTGCTACGTGCGCTACGGTCTCGACATCAACTCGACGGAGCTGGCGGAACGGCTGCGGGCCGAGCGGGGTGTCCTCGTCGTCCCCGGAGACCACTTCGGGATGGACCACTACCTGCGGATCGGCTTCGGAAACCCGGCCGCGGAACTCGACGAGGGGCTCGACCGGGTGGCGGCCCTTCTCGAGGAGGCCTGCGCCGCGGTGGCATAG